ctcatcttcattctcctgttctttctcctcttctttattcttttcatacttgttctgttctttctcgttttcatcatctttttcaacctctgcttcactgttttcctctgtcACACACTCCTCCTGTTGTTCTTCATCCTGTAGTTATCCAGTATTTGAAATACAGTATTATAATTTCCGTTTTTGTTACTTCacaatatgaaaatatacatttttaagcGAAACTAACACAGATGGGTTTGCATAGCTCTATAGGAATTAgttatttgttatgtttttccTTCCTCTACTACTTATGTTAAGTTCCATCTTATCAATAAGCTACGTTTACCTTACATTTTACACATGCTGAGCAAATCAACTGACCGGTTTGGGGCTTCCTCCACAAATCTCATCCTCCAGCAATCTGCGTGTCTCATTTTCCCAGTACTTCATGAGGGCCTCTCTGCTGAAGGTCCCTGTCGGGGTCTTGTCTGTCTGGTCTCTCTGCCGGAGTCCAATGGGCACATTGGCATCTGGATCGATGTCCGCCAGCTCCTTTTCCAACTCAGCCAGCTCCTCTGGGCTGAGGGAAGCCAAAAGCTCATCCTCATCAACGTCTTCATACTTACTCAGCTCCCGACGATATCCAAAATAACTCATAGCCAAAGTGTGATCAGCACGGAGCAGCCAGAATCAGCTCGAAGTGGTGATGTTGGTTCAAAGTCCACAGTAATGTTGCTGGAGATCCAAGGTTGAAAGGGATCATTTGAACTTTAAAGTCCAGTTGAGATCTTTTCCAATAAAGTCGTTCGTAATCGGTCTTCAAGGTGCTTCTGATGTCGGGGagagtctttgtgtgtgtctcactgtcCTCCCCTGTTCTaatctctgcagctgctgcttagGCCTTAAGAGCGGGATCACAGGGGAACGTCGCAACGCGTGGGCCCCATGATGCAGCGTCTTTTTTTGGGAGGCACTGATCTGAGAGACAGAGCCACAAAAAGTGTGTGAGCTCAGAGACTGTGTGTGGCCTGTCATACATAGCAGTCAGTCCCCAAGGCCTGAGTGGTTTTGTATAAGGCCAAAATAGACCAACAGGTAcacagaatgaaaaaataagCAGTCAGAACATATCTCAGGTGAATCACCAATGTTTTATtgcaaacctttttttaattgaGTGATtgttgaggtggtttggacgtgttcagaggagagattgtcACCATATCGGTAAACATaggctgaggttggagctgccaggcaggaggtctaaCGGAGACTTGTGGATGTactgagagaggacatgaagttagttggtgtgttGAAAGAGGATTCAGAGGATGAGGtgaaatggaggcagatgatttgcTGGGGCAACAGccgaaaggaaaagaagaagaagtgtgaaATAATTCACCTCACTTGGCTTTTCAAATGGATTACAAATGTGTATCAGAAAGATGTCAATAAACTAGTCTGCAGTTATACTAAATCAGGTTTCAGAATTTAATCATTTTGAGGAGATAAATATAGCTGTTGCATCACAGGAtttctgatgttgttgttttctggctGAGAGCAGATTTACTCAGCTGGTGGTTTTAGAATGCAAACAAATCATCGTCATCCCTCCGAGTCtggcacagaggaaaaaaaggaaggtCATGAATTATGTTGGAGTTATTAATGGctttaaactattttataaCTGTTTATTCATCTGACAAGTGGAGATTTATGGTTATACTTAATCCTCAAGGTTGCAAACAAtttcttttagtatttttttattataaaacacaaaacattaacttGACTAATTGGTGAAAACACATTGACCTACAGGTGATTTCAAATCAATTTCATACGTTGTACaagcatattttatttgtattagtaGTGGCCATATGAAGATTTATATGTTTGCAATGCAAACaacattaatattattgtaACTAAATACAAAGGGAAGAAGCAACTGACATGACAGTAACACTGAAACTTTGCAATTTTACAAAAGTTACAATATATTCTAACATATATAGTGGTGATAAAATGGCTCCAAGTCATAGTTGCACATTACAGAAAAAGGCCTCTAGCTATTAAGAAATAAAACTTcacatgttaaatataaaatatattttcattggCTAAAGTTTAAGAGTGACTAGTGCTTAGTCGTATTGACCGTTTCAATCATAGAGGTATAAATAAAGTGTATTTCACATAGAGGAGAGGTGGTGCTCTCTGAAGGTCAGGTAGTTCTTGAGTCTCGGAGGAAAGGAGACAGCAGCCATGCTATCCGGGTCATTCAGTATCCTGAGGCTCATGTTACCTCTGATCACCAGTCGGCACAAGTGCTGCAGAGACCTGGGCCTGCCTGAGGACACAGAAATAGACGTGTAACCTCTGAAATCATTTGTAACTgctttactgtgtgtttctccGTTCAGTTTTACTCAGTATGTCGGAAATCTCATCCCACTCAGGCGTCCTCTTCAGTATGCGTCTGAGGTTGGGACAGATGTTAACGTGACTGACGTAATCCAGGAGCATCTTCACGACACGGCCAACCAGATGTGTCAGCCAGGACACCGACACAAAGTCACAGaactaaaagaaacaaaaaaaaggagtgaTCCACGAAGGGATTAacttatatattatttaattatttaaagtcGATCCGCTCAGGGAATCGTGAACAGACTGCTGTGTGTGCGTTGGCTCTTACTGAGATAACGTTAGGTTGACTGTAAATACGGTAGGCTTGGTTGTGGAGGTCAGTCCAGGTACAATCTAGTTCCATACCGTTAACGTGGCAACAGTGGAAACACCTGCCAAGGACATGGTTGCATAGATTAGATGTTTAAATGCCAACTTTTCTATTTCACAAGAATCAAATATGTTAACACTCTTTGTTTTCCGGACGTACGTGTGAGCTTGATATCCACCGTTTAGCAGCAGTCTCAGCATGACCTGGTCTTTCAGGCAGTACTGCAGGGCCGTGGGGAACACTGTGTTGCAGATCACTCTGAAGTAACAGTTCACCTCCGCTCCATAGGACAACAACAGCTGCACCAGCTCATACCTGAACAGAAAGGTCAAAGTAGCCATGATCACATGAGGTCACTATGACggatgaaacacacacatgcatttgtgCCCGTCCCAAACCTTTCAGCTCGTATTGCGACCAGAATGCACTGTAGAGGGTCCAGGTTGGTTTTCGCTCCAGCTGCCAGCAACATCTCAGCACAGGTCACGTCACTGTTAGAAACAGCAAAGTACAGAGCAGTTTTTCTGAGGTCCCCGTAGTTCTCTGCAACAAGATTTACAAAACATCAATGGGCAAGTTGCATTAAGCCAGTTTAAACCATAAAGTTCTAGGAATAAATTGAAGATTTGAAACCAATAATGCTGGTTTTATGATTATAGTACCCTATAAATATACGGTATGTACATCAAGCTCTGCCGTACCAGAGATGTGTGTGCCTAGCAGGGCGTTGACATCATATCCTTTCTGGATAAGTAGTTCCAGACACTCCACCTGTCCCCCATCAGCTGCTGAGTGGACGGGGCTCTGCCCTGAGAGACGGATAGCTCTCTTTGTGGTGATGGGGATGAGAGTCCTCAAGGCGctacaggcagagagagagtgcaggagataaagacacaaacaggaagagagtGAAGGACAGAGATCGTGAGAAACAAATGctcaaagaagaaaacaggacATTGACAAAAACATCCATTAGATTGTGGTTTAAGCGACTGAGAAGCAGTGATAACAGAAGGCTCTTTGTGGAAAGGACTGTAGCGAAAGCACTGCAGAGTTgtgaggtggagagagagagagagagacttgtTTCAGTCCACAGTTTGATCAATTTGGCTGCAAATCGGGAAGAAAAGAATGTTAATTTATCTGGAGCTACTTGTTATactttgttttgtatatttgttttaaagatcTCTCAACTAACAAGCTTTTGGCAGAACTATATTGCCATATTTAGTGTGTCAGGATGACCGGTTGATGTCAGGCAGATTCAAAACACTCACAGTATGTGTCCTTCATAAGCAGCTCTGTGGATGGGCAGTTGGCAGGCATAGCTTGCCACATTTGGGTTGGCTCCAtgctgcaggagcagcttgATACAGTCCAGGTTTCCAGATCCAGATGCATCATACAAGACAGTGTCTCCATTGCTGGCCTGGGCATTCACTTCACCACCTAGTGGAGAGTAGGGGAAAATACAACACAGGCTACTGCAAACTAATGCAGTTATTCATGACGCAACGACATTTcaggaaacacagaaacaacacagtatGTTATTTATATATGGCTGACATTAATCCCTGAAGTAGGTACAGCAGTGTTTTTACCATGCTGTATGAGTATATCCAAAGCTTCAGTGTTGCCATGTTCAGCTGCTATCCCCAGAGGAGTCACCCCATGTCCGTCTCGAGCATCCACTTTGGCTCCATGTCGAAGCAGCAACATCAGAACCGCTGGGCAACCCGTCTGATGTAAGAAATTAGAGCAAACGATGTTTTGTATGTCAGAGGTTATGATTTTTTCGTGCTTTAGCCTTGATTGATACCGAGCTGCTCACCTTTGCAGCTTCATGGGTGGCCGTCCACTTAGTGAGACACACCTGCTGCACAAAAGCCCCAGCCATGATGAGGGTTGAGACCATGTCGTACGAGCTCTGTCTCACCGCTACCAAATGTAGAAAACAGTAAAAGGATTATTTATGAGCTGATTGAGCAGGGAGCCTAATGCTTATCATGTTCACCATCTTAGTTTAGTGTATCAGCATCCTGAAATGATGACTTAGTAAAGGATTTACAGATGATCAACTGTATGAACATAGAACAAATtcacattaataacaataaacagGTATATTCTGTTAATGGAGGAGTAGTAAGTTCCTGTGTGGCTGACTGTGTGAGTCGTCTGCATTGTGCTgacagtgtgtatatgtgttacCTAAGAGCAGAGGGGATTCATTCCTGCTGTTGGTGTTGTGTGGTGAAGCTCcgtgctgcagcagcatcctGACATTCTCCACCAGGCCGGCCTCCGCTGCCAGAGTCAGAGCGATGTCCCCGTCCTCCGTCTGTTCCTCCAGGGTCAGGTCTGTGGATGTCACCACTACTACAAACACACCATCAAGGGTATGTTAACGATCTGCTCCACAGACTAAAACGTGCATGAATCTTAATGGTTTTCACTAAGTTGCAGATGCTAGATGAACTCCGCCTCCGACTTGCGCTGAGCTCTCACCTTGCAGCACCACATGCAGGATCTCTTGCTGGCGCTGTACAGCTGCTGCGTGCAGAGGCAGCAGGCCCCTGCTGTCACTCTCTCTGAAggcagacacacaaccagacagCTCCTGCAGAGCATACACATCACCTGTGCAGAAACAACCGGCACCCATAGAGCAAACACACAGGGAACCATTTGTAATATCTGTAGATAACATCGGGTTTATGCACCtacaccacaaaaacaaacatttatatttatttgcagATGCTTCTGCCTTATGTAGCTTTAATTAATGTTGCCCATTACAGTTTACCCAACACCACATGCACATATTCATACGCTAAATGATTTAAATTTGAACTTACCTTTGTGAATAGCTGCCATTATCTTCATAAAGTCTTCACTATTCGAGTCCTTTCTAATGAACCAAAGTGGAATAGTGAGTCAGGTTAAAGGTTTTACTCTTGAATAattgaataattattaattaaagatAAACTGAGTCCTTTTGATCCttacctgtttgtttgtgctgaacATGACAGCTTGTAGGCGTCCTGAATGCTCTCTCGAATGGCAAACTCGATCAGATCCTCAGTTATCCCCTCCTGCTCAGCGTCCTCCATTTCTATTTATCaaggaacaaaataacaagCATGGATTCATGTCTCTCCGTACACACACGTCATGAAACATGTTATAAGCTACACAAACAGGTGGCTTAGAACATGTTAACATCTGCATTTACTCAGGGCTGTGTCCAGAGCATGCAACTTCTTTATCAGCAAAGGGCTTCTGGTTTAAAACTGCATCGTCTACGCGAGTAcattagaaatgtgttaaatCTGAGATTACACAACAAAAAGAAGTGGCATGTCGTGGTAGTCTTATCAGCTCGTCTCACCTGTTGATCTCAATGTGTGCCCTTGAGCACTCCAGTTCCTCgcagcctgtttgtttttgttttgcagggTCCTGAGCCGTCTGGGTTATATTTAGATGTGACCCGCTTTACATGATCTGACTCAGCTCAGCAGCGTCTGCCTGTCACGTTTTTACTTCCAACTCCATTGAACAAAGCGAGGTCATTTCATCACACCAAAATGAAACGTGTGGGTACTCATCTGTGACACATAACGCAAAAATATGATCTCACATGTGCATTTCTGAAAAAACACACTACTTcacatttcttgttgtttttaaactttgtgATTGGTATTGATTTGGTATTTGGAATCAATGGAGAGCTTCTGAACAGCTCCACACACTCaagcaaaacacagaacaaatcattagtaataaaatatacaaatagattttaataattaaaaatgcaaaaataattgGAAAAAAGACTAATATCTAATCTACACATTTAGGGACCCAAACCCTACACATTACAAAGACgtcctttccttttattttctctgcagaaacaaCAGCTTGGGGAATAACCTTGACATATTCTAAGCGAAATATTCCCTCGAGAGAACAAGCGCCCACTTTCTCCTAACGCACAAATTGATACGTGGGAGTTTATGGAAAAAGTCTCAGACAGCGTCAGTGTGTgacacagtgactcagcctgtAGGCGGACTCTCCACCACGTCAAAAGACTTCACCAGTGAAAGCAGATTGCCAGCCCATCCTCAAGTTTCACTCCATGCTtggacagcacacacacacacacacacacacacacacacacagatgagctCTGTCTTTGAACTGAAATCACAGACTCTCATGAACTGGATTTGAGCAATCTCGGATTCTTGCTCCATATGAGGAAGAAAGTAAGTAGTATGTTGGCATTTTTAACGTTGTTTACTCAGCTTATTGTTCtaattgtttttgtaaatgtgtataGATTGATGCAGTGATGCAGCTATGTTCCACTCGTGTGCTTGTTAAATAGCTGAATATCTGTTTCCAGTGAGATCCTTTATTCTGGGTCCTTTTTACTTAACACCTTTCTCAGCACTAACATGTAGCCTGTTTTTCAGTTGggaaaaagtttaaattaaaagtagaaatactttTATTGAATTGTGTTCCTAtggtatttaaaataaaataataataaatcttttGCTCAGCTgagttgtatttttatgttttctgagCTTTGCATGAACTCGTGTTTTTGCACAGTTTCAAGAGGGACACATCTTGTTTTCATTcaaatatatcaatatattgACTGATAAATAGGAATATTAGCACATGTCGCCCCAGACGTCCGAGTGCATTCTCTCTTCATTCTGCTGCTAGTAAATATTTTACGAGAATGAAAATTCCTTTGATGCAAAGGCATTCCTGCCTGTCTCACTGGCTACTTTGAAGTCCAATCGTTCATCACGtttcatatttttttgtgtgttttgcagttAAAAAGATTTACTGTTTAATGTACTCTTGAAAGACTGATTACAGGCTCCACTTGAACGTTCTGTGAGCTTCTTTTCTGTTAGATGTAAAATGCATCCACTGTCCATATAGTTTGTATTTTGGAGTGGAGCTGTAGATTTATTGTCAATTTATCTGCTGATAATTTCCTGTCATGTTAAAACAATTCTCAGAGGCCAGGGTTAAATTGtttaatatatgaataataataaacgaTATCCAATGCTGtcatataaaaatgaatgaatgaaaataaaatatacctAATTTGTAAGTTACTTTGGATGAAACGTtctgccaaatgattaaatgttaatgtactgATTGAAGAAAGTGAATGCAGTGTACTGTAAATTGAATTGCACAGTTTGAGTAGTAGCAGTACATCATcatactacatacagtatatgcactaCAGTTATTATAAGTGAGGCacagtgtgttttagtgttCTTCTGGTCAACCAGATTTTACCAGATTATTCCAGatgtgaataaaataacttCATTGTTAACATGTACAGGagacatttgtatgtttttcctttgttgtcCTACAGATCTTGAAAGCACCTTGTCTCCTCTTGAGTCTGTTCTTAAGTTTGAATCTCTGCTCTGGAAAATTTGGGACCCCAATAACTGATGATGTGAGCAAGCTGGCGTTATTGGTGAGACACTTCAGTTCCATATATTGCTGTACCATGAGCTTCATCTCTCTGAGACTCTATTGCTGATGTTACGTTGTAAAAATCTTTCTCATACTCTCTCTTCATTATCTCCACTG
The window above is part of the Anabas testudineus chromosome 23, fAnaTes1.2, whole genome shotgun sequence genome. Proteins encoded here:
- the asb15b gene encoding ankyrin repeat and SOCS box protein 15b, which produces MEDAEQEGITEDLIEFAIRESIQDAYKLSCSAQTNRKDSNSEDFMKIMAAIHKGDVYALQELSGCVSAFRESDSRGLLPLHAAAVQRQQEILHVVLQVVVTSTDLTLEEQTEDGDIALTLAAEAGLVENVRMLLQHGASPHNTNSRNESPLLLAVRQSSYDMVSTLIMAGAFVQQVCLTKWTATHEAAKTGCPAVLMLLLRHGAKVDARDGHGVTPLGIAAEHGNTEALDILIQHGGEVNAQASNGDTVLYDASGSGNLDCIKLLLQHGANPNVASYACQLPIHRAAYEGHILALRTLIPITTKRAIRLSGQSPVHSAADGGQVECLELLIQKGYDVNALLGTHISENYGDLRKTALYFAVSNSDVTCAEMLLAAGAKTNLDPLQCILVAIRAERYELVQLLLSYGAEVNCYFRVICNTVFPTALQYCLKDQVMLRLLLNGGYQAHTCFHCCHVNGMELDCTWTDLHNQAYRIYSQPNVISFCDFVSVSWLTHLVGRVVKMLLDYVSHVNICPNLRRILKRTPEWDEISDILSRPRSLQHLCRLVIRGNMSLRILNDPDSMAAVSFPPRLKNYLTFREHHLSSM